A section of the Humulus lupulus chromosome 2, drHumLupu1.1, whole genome shotgun sequence genome encodes:
- the LOC133814204 gene encoding proteasome subunit alpha type-7-like, producing the protein MYRENASWHLIIIENLLQVLDNGLLVDPHDQQAISDAFLKLVSDKQLTVRKIVNLDDHIALACAGLKADARALINKKYTQSGGVRPFGFSTLIIGFDPYTAWKANATGRNSNSLREFLEKNYKEIAGQETIKLAIRALLEGNQQRRENTSEAKTGIPFKRRKLSVVGLMALVCHYCFDKAFDKFYDMYNATWKGYGL; encoded by the exons ATGTATAGAGAAAATGCTTCTTGGCATCTTATTATCATCGAAAATTTATTACAGGTTCTTGACAATGGTCTACTGGTTGACCCCCATGATCAACAAGCAATTTCGGATGCCTTTTTGAAGCTTGTTTCAGATAAGCAACT AACGGTGAGGAAGATTGTGAATTTGGATGATCACATTGCATTGGCCTGTGCTGGGCTCAAAGCTGATGCTCGTGCCTTGATAAACAAG AAGTATACACAAAGTGGTGGTGTTAGACCGTTTGGGTTTTCAACTTTGATTATTGGCTTTGACCCATACACAG CCTGGAAAGCAAATGCCACTGGAAGAAACTCTAACTCATTACGTGAGTTTCTTGAGAAAAACTACAAGGAGATAGCTGGGCAAGAAACCATCAAGCTCGCCATTCGTGCTTTGCTTGAG GGGAATCAACAACGAAGAGAAAATACATCTGAGGCAAAAACTGGTATCCCATTTAAGAGAAGAAAACTATCAG TTGTTGGTTTAATGGCATTGGTTTGCCACTATTGTTTTGATAAAGCCTTTGACAAGTTCTATGACATGTACAATGCAACTTG GAAAGGTTATGGGTTGTAG